The following are from one region of the Salmo trutta chromosome 20, fSalTru1.1, whole genome shotgun sequence genome:
- the LOC115156214 gene encoding uncharacterized protein LOC115156214 isoform X4: MGTQGTGRKRNPNKDRSTAEDDALNLISREAEARLAAKRAARAEAREIRMKELERQQKEIYQVQKKYYGLDNKSDKVDSEWGHIEQWMEDSERYSRPTQRHTSISDDDERMSVGSRGSVRSDLDAIGAYGRGGSSSLSQEKDKKSKKKKKHKDKHKDRDSNGYDNEYSAISSRSSRLGDESTSRVSRSSRLDLQPSSRLSDESISKVSRSSRLDLQPATYASSDLNSNNGLSSSRQRLSSYESSVLLSQISYRRRHRGSLYEDSLYSGSRRVTGSSSRHSEYNSYRGSGSRASSRASSARASPVDDDCNSVASFLRSAATSSGLPRDLDHMTIPNLSDVEDRDYLEKGSRAASTLSAATLASLGGSSSRRESGETSITGDTETSIREIKDTLVEVEEKYRKAMVSNAQLDNEKNNLMYQVDTLKDSLMELEELLSESRREYEGKSKDFEREKHAHGVLQFQFNEMKETLKQSEELLTEIRQMRLKQDGFVREISDLQETVEWKDKKIGALERQKEYSDAIRNERDELRDEVVQLKDILKKHGIVLRPDLTANGETLELGTEGSASGDPASQLAQDSQTSPMEVGNSMLGRAQETELGSRGDKVVDPGRSRQQEDTHEEEAQENHLTSPTPCSLVGVSETETSREAQPVSPTLGEEVEGSDVNKDSDNGIPVVEVKSGPVCDSEVLVVVTGPEEEVTVAGEGYEAAGVEGTGQGRVEVASEGEMGIKNDKADEAETKVVKSSDDTKETSSKEPTSEYGAAAEQEKNESSKEDVKCLDSYPLPRETIEDTMKNGTQISQGTDLDTPKSPVESNPEPQLEPQKTKKAEALPERTDLQPQAQAGNKKKKGKKKKGETQSDVKQKDHKKSTTETCVVSMTNGTQISLGTDLDTPKSPVESNPEPQPEPQKTKKAYVLPETTDMQPQSQGGKKKKKGKKKGEKQGDETQGDKMSKTEKDEVSTPTDKEPVEAVGEGVITIETQQHLEGTNSSPDRELQSPEQKAQIIAEEGLNLKEEQLEEDRVEVKSEEPTIEVSLTDQAKSEEVVSKKKKKKMKKDKQPTMESEKSEGEISVLSLESNIGIVDPVDHSKCITSAYNPMEELESTTNTGTQKDESGYTTNPDNFGDCLNSSADPKCPLDSKQSTAGNSNNVKEEDTIKVSVEEAQTIQDTKEQGNNFHSPIVLRPELKKSMEPEDLIFHDGVTTHPDQANENATQDLKEAGQDKQNGSPEERTNALEHEYTSMALPANVEKCNNSADEKCCSISLDCNCPAAETIRLPEQLVDLPGCPVTDRHLYENNKPETLDAEEASNGGISIETELNDTETRLQDPLKETPVTIDSFREQSHNESGPCTMLAKAEEQDDPIEAKLEGNKVPGPSEQWNDEENENEGQSFDFSDLVSVVPANVFPITSQEEVSQEMRTMLVGYKIEVEPDKEKANKEEEEDKPQDTEGVSMIVAQQSIDGGSDNAPEKLRSTEEKAQTIVDGQNVNEEQQLITLEEGVSVTYKQKDIAEEGMSVTVEQQGVEESERQQNATEVEALPVEEGEEAIQYGSQQGRRESSQSTEDSAEGNNEQSRTGLKKGSKKVKGKGKEDCRMS, encoded by the exons GGCTCCTCGTCCCTTTCACAGGAGAAGGACAAGAAGTCCAAGAAAAAgaagaaacacaaagacaaacacaaagaTCGTGAC AGCAACGGCTATGACAATGAGTACAGTGCTATATCCAGTCGG AGCTCCAGACTCGGTGATGAGAGCACTAGCAGGGTCTCTCGCTCGTCCAGACTAGATCTGCAGCCG AGCTCCAGACTCAGTGATGAGAGCATTAGCAAGGTCTCTCGCTCCTCCAGACTGGACCTGCAGCCG GCAACCTATGCTTCCTCTGACCTTAACAGCAACAATGGTCTGTCCTCTTCTAGGCAACGGCTTTCTTCCTACGAG TCATCCGTGCTACTCAGCCAGATCTCCTACCGGCGCCGTCACAGG GGCTCTTTATATGAGGACAGTCTGTACAGTGGGTCTCGACGGGTGACCGGCTCCAGCTCTCGT CATTCAGAGTACAATAGTTATCGCGGCAGCGGTTCCAGGGCGTCCTCCAGGGCCAGCTCAGCCCGTGCCAGCCCAGTG GATGATGACTGCAACTCTGTGGCCAGTTTCCTGCGCAGCGCAGCCACCAGCAGTGGCCTGCCCAGAGACCTGGATCACATGACCATCCCCAATTTATCGGAC GTGGAGGACAGAGATTACCTGGAAAAGGGATCTCGAGCCGCTTCCACCCTATCGGCAGCCACCCTCGCCTCGCTGGGTGGGTCTTCCTCCCGGAGAGAAAGTGGTGAAACGTCAATCACTGGCGACACAGAAACCTCCATACGAGAGATCAAG GATACCttagtggaggtggaggagaagtaCCGCAAGGCCATGGTGTCCAACGCCCAGCTGGACAACGAGAAGAACAACCTGATGTACCAGGTGGACACGCTGAAGGACTCGCTCATGGAGCTGGAGGAGCTGCTGTCCGAGTCACGCCGCGAGTACGAAGGGAAGAGCAAG GACTTTGAGCGTGAGAAACATGCCCACGGCGTGCTGCAGTTCCAGTTCAACGAGATGAAGGAAACGCTAAAACAGAGCGAGGAGTTACTAACA GAGATCCGTCAGATGCGTCTCAAGCAGGACGGCTTTGTTAGGGAAATCTCTGACCTGCAGGAAACCGTGGAGTGGAAGGATAAAAAGATTGGG GCCTTAGAGCGGCAAAAGGAGTATTCGGATGCCATCCGAAATGAGCGGGATGAGCTCAGGGATGAGGTGGTCCAGCTGAAAGACATTCTGAAG AAACATGGAATTGTCCTCAGACCTGACCTGACTGCCAATGGGGAAACGCTGGAGTTGGGAACTGAAGGGTCAGCCAGTGGAGATCCAGCTTCTCAATTGGCTCAGGACTCCCAGACGTCGCCCATGGAAGTGGGGAACAGCATGCTTG GCAGAGCTCAGGAGACGGAGTTGGGAAGTAGAGGAGATAAGGTGGTGGATCCAGGAAGGTCCAGGCAGCAAGAGGATACACACGAGGAGGAGGCTCAAGAGAACCATCTGACCTCGCCCACCCCCTGTAGCCTTGTTGGTGTTTCTGAAACAGAAACATCAAGGGAGGCTCAGCCAGTCTCGCCCACATTGGGGGAAGAGGTTGAAGGCAGTGATGTCAACAAAGACTCTGACAATGGCATACCAGTAGTAGAGGTCAAAAGTGGACCGGTCTGTGATTCTGAGGTACTTGTGGTTGTAACAGGTCCTGAGGAAGAGGTTACAGTAGCGGGGGAGGGGTATGAAGCAGCAGGTGTAGAGGGGACAGGGCAAGGCAGAGTAGAGGTTGCAAGCGAAGGGGAAATGGGAATAAAAAATGACAAGGCAGATGAGGCAGAGACCAAAGTTGTCAAGAGCAGTGACGACACCAAAGAGACGTCCTCAAAAGAGCCTACCTCAGAATATGGTGCAGCAGCTGAACAAGAGAAAAACGAATCAAGTAAAGAGGACGTGAAATGTTTAGACTCGTATCCTCTGCCTAGGGAAACCATTGAGGACACCATGAAAAATGGCACACAGATTAGCCAAGGGACAGACCTTGATACTCCTAAGAGCCCAGTCGAATCAAACCCTGAGCCTCAACTTGAGCCTCAGAAAACAAAAAAGGCTGAAGCGTTACCAGAGAGAACTGACCTGCAGCCACAGGCCCAAGCAGGCAACAAGAAGAAGAAAGGCaagaagaagaagggagagaCACAAAGCGATGTAAAGCAGAAAGACCATAAGAAGAGCACAACAGAAACGTGTGTAGTCTCCATGACAAATGGCACACAGATTAGCCTAGGGACAGACCTTGATACTCCTAAGAGCCCAGTCGAATCAAACCCTGAGCCTCAACCTGAGCCTCAGAAAACAAAAAAGGCATATGTGTTACCAGAGACCACTGACATGCAGCCACAGTCCCAAGGAggcaagaagaaaaagaaaggcAAGAAGAAGGGAGAGAAACAAGGTGATGAAACACAGGGAGATAAGATGAGCAAAACAGAAAAGGATGAGGTCTCCACCCCAACCGATAAGGAGCCAGTAGAGGCGGTAGGAGAGGGGGTTATCACAATAGAGACACAGCAGCATCTAGAGGGGACCAATAGTTCACCAGATCGAGAACTCCAAAGCCCTGAACAAAAAGCACAAATCATAGCTGAGGAGGGACTGAACCTGAAGGAAGAACAACTAGAAGAAGACCGAGTAGAGGTTAAAAGCGAGGAGCCTACCATTGAAGTATCTCTGACTGACCAAGCTAAGAGTGAGGAAGTTGTctcaaagaagaaaaagaagaaaatgAAAAAGGACAAACAACCTACAATGGAATCAGAGAAATCAGAAGGCGAGATATCAGTATTATCCCTTGAGTCCAACATTGGTATTGTTGATCCTGTTGATCACTCCAAGTGTATAACCAGCGCTTATAACCCTATGGAGGAATTAGAATCGACAACAAATACTGGTACCCAGAAGGACGAGTCAGGGTACACAACCAACCCTGATAACTTTGGAGACTGTTTGAACTCTTCAGCTGACCCAAAATGTCCATTGGACTCGAAACAGTCCACAGCTGGGAATTCAAACAATGTCAAAGAGGAAGATACAATCAAGGTCTCAGTTGAAGAGGCTCAAACAATCCAAGACACAAAGGAACAGGGGAATAACTTTCACAGTCCCATCGTTCTAAGACCAGAGCTCAAGAAGAGCATGGAACCTGAAGACCTTATCTTCCATGATGGTGTCACTACTCACCCAGACCAGGCTAATGAAAATGCGACACAAGACCTAAAAGAGGCAGGTCAGGATAAACAAAATGGGAGCCCAGAAGAGCGTACAAATGCACTTGAACATGAATACACTTCAATGGCACTGCCAGCAAATGTAGAGAAATGCAACAATTCAGCAGATGAAAAATGTTGTAGCATATCGCTTGACTGCAACTGCCCTGCTGCTGAGACCATAAGACTGCCTGAACAATTGGTGGATCTACCTGGTTGTCCAGTTACTGACAGGCACTTGTATGAAAACAACAAGCCAGAAACACTTGATGCAGAAGAGGCATCAAATGGAGGGATCTCTATAGAGACCGAGCTGAATGATACAGAAACACGACTACAGGACCCATTAAAAGAAACTCCGGTGACAATTGACTCTTTTAGGGAACAGAGCCACAATGAAAGTGGACCATGCACTATGCTGGCTAAAGCAGAAGAGCAAGACGATCCCATTGAGGCCAAGCTGGAGGGTAACAAGGTACCTGGACCCAGTGAGCAGTGGAATGACGAGGAGAATGAAAATGAGGGTCAATCGTTTGACTTTTCTGACCTAGTTTCAGTGGTTCCTGCAAATGTATTCCCAATAACATCCCAAGAGGAGGTCAGCCAGGAAATGAGAACGATGTTGGTAGGATACAAAATAGAGGTAGAGCCTGATAAAGAGAAGGCTaacaaggaagaggaggaggacaaacCTCAGGACACAGAGGGAGTTAGCATGATAGTGGCACAGCAATCAATTGATGGGGGGTCAGATAATGCACCAGAGAAGCTCCGAAGCACTGAAGAAAAAGCACAAACCATAGTTGATGGCCAGAACGTGAATGAAGAACAACAACTAATCACATTAGAGGAAGGGGTTAGTGtaacatacaaacagaaagacaTTGCAGAGGAGGGAATGAGTGTGACTGTTGAACAGCAAGGTGTagaagagagcgagaggcagCAGAATGCAACTGAGGTAGAGGCTTTGCCagtagaggagggggaagaggcaaTCCAGTATGGGTCACAGCAGGGTAGAAGAGAAAGTAGTCAAAGTACAGAGGATTCAGCAGAGGGCAACAATGAGCAATCTAGGACAGGCTTGAAAAAAGGCAGTAAGAAAGTAAAAGGCAAGGGAAAAGAGGACTGCCGAATGTCCTAG
- the LOC115156214 gene encoding uncharacterized protein LOC115156214 isoform X8, whose protein sequence is MGTQGTGRKRNPNKDRSTAEDDALNLISREAEARLAAKRAARAEAREIRMKELERQQKEIYQVQKKYYGLDNKSDKVDSEWGHIEQWMEDSERYSRPTQRHTSISDDDERMSVGSRGSVRSSRLGDESTSRVSRSSRLDLQPSSRLSDESISKVSRSSRLDLQPATYASSDLNSNNGLSSSRQRLSSYESSVLLSQISYRRRHRGSLYEDSLYSGSRRVTGSSSRHSEYNSYRGSGSRASSRASSARASPVDDDCNSVASFLRSAATSSGLPRDLDHMTIPNLSDVEDRDYLEKGSRAASTLSAATLASLGGSSSRRESGETSITGDTETSIREIKEIHELKDQIQDVESKYMQSLKEVKDTLVEVEEKYRKAMVSNAQLDNEKNNLMYQVDTLKDSLMELEELLSESRREYEGKSKDFEREKHAHGVLQFQFNEMKETLKQSEELLTEIRQMRLKQDGFVREISDLQETVEWKDKKIGALERQKEYSDAIRNERDELRDEVVQLKDILKKHGIVLRPDLTANGETLELGTEGSASGDPASQLAQDSQTSPMEVGNSMLGRAQETELGSRGDKVVDPGRSRQQEDTHEEEAQENHLTSPTPCSLVGVSETETSREAQPVSPTLGEEVEGSDVNKDSDNGIPVVEVKSGPVCDSEVLVVVTGPEEEVTVAGEGYEAAGVEGTGQGRVEVASEGEMGIKNDKADEAETKVVKSSDDTKETSSKEPTSEYGAAAEQEKNESSKEDVKCLDSYPLPRETIEDTMKNGTQISQGTDLDTPKSPVESNPEPQLEPQKTKKAEALPERTDLQPQAQAGNKKKKGKKKKGETQSDVKQKDHKKSTTETCVVSMTNGTQISLGTDLDTPKSPVESNPEPQPEPQKTKKAYVLPETTDMQPQSQGGKKKKKGKKKGEKQGDETQGDKMSKTEKDEVSTPTDKEPVEAVGEGVITIETQQHLEGTNSSPDRELQSPEQKAQIIAEEGLNLKEEQLEEDRVEVKSEEPTIEVSLTDQAKSEEVVSKKKKKKMKKDKQPTMESEKSEGEISVLSLESNIGIVDPVDHSKCITSAYNPMEELESTTNTGTQKDESGYTTNPDNFGDCLNSSADPKCPLDSKQSTAGNSNNVKEEDTIKVSVEEAQTIQDTKEQGNNFHSPIVLRPELKKSMEPEDLIFHDGVTTHPDQANENATQDLKEAGQDKQNGSPEERTNALEHEYTSMALPANVEKCNNSADEKCCSISLDCNCPAAETIRLPEQLVDLPGCPVTDRHLYENNKPETLDAEEASNGGISIETELNDTETRLQDPLKETPVTIDSFREQSHNESGPCTMLAKAEEQDDPIEAKLEGNKVPGPSEQWNDEENENEGQSFDFSDLVSVVPANVFPITSQEEVSQEMRTMLVGYKIEVEPDKEKANKEEEEDKPQDTEGVSMIVAQQSIDGGSDNAPEKLRSTEEKAQTIVDGQNVNEEQQLITLEEGVSVTYKQKDIAEEGMSVTVEQQGVEESERQQNATEVEALPVEEGEEAIQYGSQQGRRESSQSTEDSAEGNNEQSRTGLKKGSKKVKGKGKEDCRMS, encoded by the exons AGCTCCAGACTCGGTGATGAGAGCACTAGCAGGGTCTCTCGCTCGTCCAGACTAGATCTGCAGCCG AGCTCCAGACTCAGTGATGAGAGCATTAGCAAGGTCTCTCGCTCCTCCAGACTGGACCTGCAGCCG GCAACCTATGCTTCCTCTGACCTTAACAGCAACAATGGTCTGTCCTCTTCTAGGCAACGGCTTTCTTCCTACGAG TCATCCGTGCTACTCAGCCAGATCTCCTACCGGCGCCGTCACAGG GGCTCTTTATATGAGGACAGTCTGTACAGTGGGTCTCGACGGGTGACCGGCTCCAGCTCTCGT CATTCAGAGTACAATAGTTATCGCGGCAGCGGTTCCAGGGCGTCCTCCAGGGCCAGCTCAGCCCGTGCCAGCCCAGTG GATGATGACTGCAACTCTGTGGCCAGTTTCCTGCGCAGCGCAGCCACCAGCAGTGGCCTGCCCAGAGACCTGGATCACATGACCATCCCCAATTTATCGGAC GTGGAGGACAGAGATTACCTGGAAAAGGGATCTCGAGCCGCTTCCACCCTATCGGCAGCCACCCTCGCCTCGCTGGGTGGGTCTTCCTCCCGGAGAGAAAGTGGTGAAACGTCAATCACTGGCGACACAGAAACCTCCATACGAGAGATCAAG GAGATTCATGAGCTGAAGGATCAAATCCAAGATGTGGAGTCAAAGTACATGCAGAGCCTCAAAGAAGTCAAG GATACCttagtggaggtggaggagaagtaCCGCAAGGCCATGGTGTCCAACGCCCAGCTGGACAACGAGAAGAACAACCTGATGTACCAGGTGGACACGCTGAAGGACTCGCTCATGGAGCTGGAGGAGCTGCTGTCCGAGTCACGCCGCGAGTACGAAGGGAAGAGCAAG GACTTTGAGCGTGAGAAACATGCCCACGGCGTGCTGCAGTTCCAGTTCAACGAGATGAAGGAAACGCTAAAACAGAGCGAGGAGTTACTAACA GAGATCCGTCAGATGCGTCTCAAGCAGGACGGCTTTGTTAGGGAAATCTCTGACCTGCAGGAAACCGTGGAGTGGAAGGATAAAAAGATTGGG GCCTTAGAGCGGCAAAAGGAGTATTCGGATGCCATCCGAAATGAGCGGGATGAGCTCAGGGATGAGGTGGTCCAGCTGAAAGACATTCTGAAG AAACATGGAATTGTCCTCAGACCTGACCTGACTGCCAATGGGGAAACGCTGGAGTTGGGAACTGAAGGGTCAGCCAGTGGAGATCCAGCTTCTCAATTGGCTCAGGACTCCCAGACGTCGCCCATGGAAGTGGGGAACAGCATGCTTG GCAGAGCTCAGGAGACGGAGTTGGGAAGTAGAGGAGATAAGGTGGTGGATCCAGGAAGGTCCAGGCAGCAAGAGGATACACACGAGGAGGAGGCTCAAGAGAACCATCTGACCTCGCCCACCCCCTGTAGCCTTGTTGGTGTTTCTGAAACAGAAACATCAAGGGAGGCTCAGCCAGTCTCGCCCACATTGGGGGAAGAGGTTGAAGGCAGTGATGTCAACAAAGACTCTGACAATGGCATACCAGTAGTAGAGGTCAAAAGTGGACCGGTCTGTGATTCTGAGGTACTTGTGGTTGTAACAGGTCCTGAGGAAGAGGTTACAGTAGCGGGGGAGGGGTATGAAGCAGCAGGTGTAGAGGGGACAGGGCAAGGCAGAGTAGAGGTTGCAAGCGAAGGGGAAATGGGAATAAAAAATGACAAGGCAGATGAGGCAGAGACCAAAGTTGTCAAGAGCAGTGACGACACCAAAGAGACGTCCTCAAAAGAGCCTACCTCAGAATATGGTGCAGCAGCTGAACAAGAGAAAAACGAATCAAGTAAAGAGGACGTGAAATGTTTAGACTCGTATCCTCTGCCTAGGGAAACCATTGAGGACACCATGAAAAATGGCACACAGATTAGCCAAGGGACAGACCTTGATACTCCTAAGAGCCCAGTCGAATCAAACCCTGAGCCTCAACTTGAGCCTCAGAAAACAAAAAAGGCTGAAGCGTTACCAGAGAGAACTGACCTGCAGCCACAGGCCCAAGCAGGCAACAAGAAGAAGAAAGGCaagaagaagaagggagagaCACAAAGCGATGTAAAGCAGAAAGACCATAAGAAGAGCACAACAGAAACGTGTGTAGTCTCCATGACAAATGGCACACAGATTAGCCTAGGGACAGACCTTGATACTCCTAAGAGCCCAGTCGAATCAAACCCTGAGCCTCAACCTGAGCCTCAGAAAACAAAAAAGGCATATGTGTTACCAGAGACCACTGACATGCAGCCACAGTCCCAAGGAggcaagaagaaaaagaaaggcAAGAAGAAGGGAGAGAAACAAGGTGATGAAACACAGGGAGATAAGATGAGCAAAACAGAAAAGGATGAGGTCTCCACCCCAACCGATAAGGAGCCAGTAGAGGCGGTAGGAGAGGGGGTTATCACAATAGAGACACAGCAGCATCTAGAGGGGACCAATAGTTCACCAGATCGAGAACTCCAAAGCCCTGAACAAAAAGCACAAATCATAGCTGAGGAGGGACTGAACCTGAAGGAAGAACAACTAGAAGAAGACCGAGTAGAGGTTAAAAGCGAGGAGCCTACCATTGAAGTATCTCTGACTGACCAAGCTAAGAGTGAGGAAGTTGTctcaaagaagaaaaagaagaaaatgAAAAAGGACAAACAACCTACAATGGAATCAGAGAAATCAGAAGGCGAGATATCAGTATTATCCCTTGAGTCCAACATTGGTATTGTTGATCCTGTTGATCACTCCAAGTGTATAACCAGCGCTTATAACCCTATGGAGGAATTAGAATCGACAACAAATACTGGTACCCAGAAGGACGAGTCAGGGTACACAACCAACCCTGATAACTTTGGAGACTGTTTGAACTCTTCAGCTGACCCAAAATGTCCATTGGACTCGAAACAGTCCACAGCTGGGAATTCAAACAATGTCAAAGAGGAAGATACAATCAAGGTCTCAGTTGAAGAGGCTCAAACAATCCAAGACACAAAGGAACAGGGGAATAACTTTCACAGTCCCATCGTTCTAAGACCAGAGCTCAAGAAGAGCATGGAACCTGAAGACCTTATCTTCCATGATGGTGTCACTACTCACCCAGACCAGGCTAATGAAAATGCGACACAAGACCTAAAAGAGGCAGGTCAGGATAAACAAAATGGGAGCCCAGAAGAGCGTACAAATGCACTTGAACATGAATACACTTCAATGGCACTGCCAGCAAATGTAGAGAAATGCAACAATTCAGCAGATGAAAAATGTTGTAGCATATCGCTTGACTGCAACTGCCCTGCTGCTGAGACCATAAGACTGCCTGAACAATTGGTGGATCTACCTGGTTGTCCAGTTACTGACAGGCACTTGTATGAAAACAACAAGCCAGAAACACTTGATGCAGAAGAGGCATCAAATGGAGGGATCTCTATAGAGACCGAGCTGAATGATACAGAAACACGACTACAGGACCCATTAAAAGAAACTCCGGTGACAATTGACTCTTTTAGGGAACAGAGCCACAATGAAAGTGGACCATGCACTATGCTGGCTAAAGCAGAAGAGCAAGACGATCCCATTGAGGCCAAGCTGGAGGGTAACAAGGTACCTGGACCCAGTGAGCAGTGGAATGACGAGGAGAATGAAAATGAGGGTCAATCGTTTGACTTTTCTGACCTAGTTTCAGTGGTTCCTGCAAATGTATTCCCAATAACATCCCAAGAGGAGGTCAGCCAGGAAATGAGAACGATGTTGGTAGGATACAAAATAGAGGTAGAGCCTGATAAAGAGAAGGCTaacaaggaagaggaggaggacaaacCTCAGGACACAGAGGGAGTTAGCATGATAGTGGCACAGCAATCAATTGATGGGGGGTCAGATAATGCACCAGAGAAGCTCCGAAGCACTGAAGAAAAAGCACAAACCATAGTTGATGGCCAGAACGTGAATGAAGAACAACAACTAATCACATTAGAGGAAGGGGTTAGTGtaacatacaaacagaaagacaTTGCAGAGGAGGGAATGAGTGTGACTGTTGAACAGCAAGGTGTagaagagagcgagaggcagCAGAATGCAACTGAGGTAGAGGCTTTGCCagtagaggagggggaagaggcaaTCCAGTATGGGTCACAGCAGGGTAGAAGAGAAAGTAGTCAAAGTACAGAGGATTCAGCAGAGGGCAACAATGAGCAATCTAGGACAGGCTTGAAAAAAGGCAGTAAGAAAGTAAAAGGCAAGGGAAAAGAGGACTGCCGAATGTCCTAG